In a single window of the Serratia quinivorans genome:
- the cimH_1 gene encoding Citrate/malate-proton symporter, with the protein MSTTDDSYLVAKDKAAEIPLREKWWHILDNYKVGIIPLPFFVLAGVLILLDCLEGKLPSDIVVMVATLAFFGFACGEFGKRLPLIGKMGAAAICATFIPSALVHYGLLPDVVVESTTKFYKSTNILYLYICCIIVGSIMSMNRQVLIQGFLRIFVPMLCGEIAGMLVGMAVGMALGLEPFQIFFFLILPIMAGGVGEGAIPLSMGYAAILHMEQGVALGRILPIVMLGSLTAIVLAGLLNQLGKRYPHLTGEGSLMPSKQGDSEMSAVDKISGKVDVSTIACGALLAILLYMVGMLLHRMIGLPAPVGMLFAAVAVKLAHGVSPRIQEGSQVVYKFFRTAVTYPILFAVGVAITPWQELVNAFTLQNLVVIVSTVSTLVATGFFVGKKIGMHPIDVAIVSCCQSGQGGTGDVAILTAGNRMSLMPFAQIATRIGGAINVSLSLLVLAKFFV; encoded by the coding sequence ATGAGCACAACAGATGATTCTTACCTCGTCGCCAAAGATAAAGCCGCTGAAATACCGTTGCGTGAAAAATGGTGGCACATACTGGATAACTACAAAGTAGGGATTATTCCGTTGCCGTTCTTTGTTCTGGCCGGCGTACTTATTTTACTTGATTGCCTGGAAGGGAAATTACCCAGCGATATCGTAGTGATGGTCGCAACGCTGGCCTTCTTTGGCTTTGCCTGCGGTGAGTTCGGTAAACGCCTGCCGCTGATCGGCAAAATGGGTGCCGCGGCGATCTGTGCCACCTTTATTCCTTCCGCACTGGTGCATTACGGCCTGCTGCCGGATGTAGTGGTGGAGTCGACCACCAAATTCTATAAGTCGACCAATATTCTGTACCTGTATATCTGCTGCATTATTGTCGGCAGCATTATGAGTATGAATCGTCAGGTGCTGATCCAGGGCTTCCTGCGCATCTTCGTACCGATGCTGTGCGGTGAGATTGCCGGCATGCTGGTGGGCATGGCCGTTGGTATGGCTCTTGGGCTGGAACCCTTCCAGATCTTCTTCTTCCTGATCTTGCCAATCATGGCCGGGGGCGTCGGTGAGGGCGCGATCCCGCTGTCGATGGGCTACGCGGCAATTTTGCATATGGAGCAGGGGGTGGCGTTAGGACGTATTTTGCCGATCGTGATGCTCGGCAGTCTGACCGCCATTGTGCTTGCCGGCTTGCTGAATCAACTCGGTAAACGCTACCCGCACCTGACCGGTGAGGGCAGCCTGATGCCGAGCAAGCAGGGTGACAGCGAAATGAGCGCGGTGGATAAAATCAGCGGCAAGGTGGATGTCAGCACCATTGCCTGTGGCGCGCTGCTGGCCATCCTGCTGTACATGGTCGGGATGCTGCTGCACCGCATGATTGGCCTGCCTGCACCGGTTGGCATGCTGTTCGCGGCGGTAGCGGTGAAGCTGGCACACGGTGTTTCCCCACGCATTCAGGAAGGTTCGCAGGTGGTGTATAAGTTCTTCCGCACGGCGGTGACCTACCCAATCCTGTTTGCCGTTGGCGTAGCCATCACCCCATGGCAGGAACTGGTTAACGCCTTCACTCTCCAAAACCTGGTGGTGATTGTCAGCACCGTTTCCACCCTGGTGGCGACCGGTTTCTTCGTTGGTAAAAAAATTGGCATGCACCCGATAGACGTGGCGATTGTCTCCTGCTGCCAAAGCGGGCAGGGCGGCACCGGTGATGTAGCCATCCTGACTGCCGGTAACCGCATGTCGCTGATGCCGTTTGCCCAGATCGCCACCCGTATCGGCGGTGCGATCAACGTCTCACTCTCTTTGTTAGTCCTGGCCAAATTCTTCGTATAA
- the citA gene encoding Sensor histidine kinase CitA, producing the protein MRIKLSFQIKLFLCLVAFSCLLLSFIGAYTYYQLDAQLHRDLGARAQVQAREIALIPSLVSAVEKNDPVKIAELMKKIRASSDASYIVIGDKQTRHLYHSEYTNRVGTPMVGGDNKEVLEGKSIISIRKGGIGISLRSKAPIMDEHNNVIGIVSVGYLKSHIDNLNARTLTQIVGSIVLLLIALFVFSWLLSKNLKRQMFWLEPKEIALLVRQQKALLEAIYEGVIAVDPQLRIITINHAARELLELRQPAAALMGRNIGEIIQSQPDFFGASQLGHDTHDEVCRFNHVRVIASRVRIMQEQELQGWVISFRDKNDINTLSSQLSQVKRYADNLRIMRHEQLNWTATLAGLLHMQRYDEAIRYVEAQSEGAQEILDFISQRFSSAALCGLLLGKYSSAREKGVELRFDPACQLRQIPAALNETELMSIIGNLLDNAVDATLHCAEPHEAVELYISDISNELVIEVADRGIGIAPEVRDTLFEQGVTTKEDKGDHGIGLHLVASHVAQTHGSIEVSDNEPHGAIFSLFIPKTL; encoded by the coding sequence ATGCGCATAAAACTCTCATTTCAAATCAAGCTATTCCTGTGCCTGGTCGCCTTCTCCTGCCTGCTGCTGAGCTTTATTGGCGCCTATACCTACTATCAGCTCGATGCCCAGTTGCACCGCGATCTCGGCGCGCGAGCGCAAGTGCAGGCAAGAGAGATTGCCCTGATCCCCTCGCTGGTCAGCGCGGTGGAAAAAAACGACCCGGTAAAAATCGCCGAATTGATGAAAAAAATACGCGCCAGCAGCGATGCCAGCTATATCGTGATCGGCGATAAACAAACCCGGCATCTTTACCACTCTGAATATACCAACCGTGTCGGTACCCCAATGGTCGGGGGCGATAATAAAGAGGTTTTGGAAGGGAAAAGTATTATTTCCATCCGCAAAGGTGGCATCGGCATTTCATTGCGCAGTAAAGCGCCCATTATGGATGAGCATAATAACGTCATCGGCATTGTTTCGGTCGGCTATCTGAAATCCCATATTGATAACCTGAATGCCAGAACCCTGACGCAAATCGTCGGCTCCATTGTGTTGTTATTAATCGCCCTGTTTGTTTTTTCCTGGCTATTGTCGAAGAATTTAAAACGCCAGATGTTCTGGCTGGAACCCAAAGAAATTGCGCTACTGGTGCGTCAGCAAAAAGCCTTGCTGGAGGCCATCTATGAAGGCGTCATCGCCGTCGACCCGCAACTGCGGATCATCACCATCAACCACGCGGCGCGTGAACTGCTGGAGCTGCGCCAGCCTGCCGCCGCGCTGATGGGCCGCAATATCGGCGAGATTATCCAGTCACAGCCGGACTTCTTCGGCGCTTCCCAGTTGGGGCACGACACCCACGACGAGGTTTGCCGCTTTAACCACGTGCGGGTTATCGCCAGCCGGGTGCGTATTATGCAGGAGCAAGAGCTGCAGGGTTGGGTGATCAGCTTCCGCGACAAGAACGACATCAATACCCTGAGTAGTCAGCTCAGTCAGGTCAAACGCTACGCTGACAACCTGCGCATCATGCGCCATGAGCAGCTTAACTGGACTGCCACCCTGGCCGGGCTGTTGCATATGCAGCGCTACGACGAGGCGATCCGCTATGTGGAGGCTCAATCGGAAGGCGCGCAAGAAATTCTCGACTTTATTTCGCAGCGTTTCAGCTCGGCGGCACTCTGTGGTTTGCTGTTGGGCAAGTACTCCAGCGCCAGGGAAAAAGGCGTTGAGCTGCGCTTCGATCCCGCCTGCCAGCTACGACAAATTCCGGCGGCGCTGAATGAAACCGAACTGATGTCGATCATCGGCAATTTGCTGGATAATGCGGTAGACGCTACGCTGCATTGCGCCGAGCCACACGAGGCGGTAGAACTCTATATTAGCGATATCAGCAATGAGCTGGTGATTGAAGTGGCCGATCGCGGTATCGGCATTGCGCCCGAGGTGCGTGATACGCTGTTCGAGCAGGGCGTCACCACCAAAGAAGATAAAGGTGACCACGGCATCGGCCTGCATTTGGTCGCCAGCCACGTAGCGCAGACGCATGGCAGTATAGAAGTGTCGGACAACGAGCCGCACGGGGCCATTTTTTCTTTATTTATCCCTAAAACCTTATAA
- the ytnP gene encoding ribonuclease Z — protein MFWKRYLLGAALAVISLQTLAAAPQVKTPAPGFYRIMLGSYEVTALSDGVLRLPVEKLLLNSSPKQIENALAERHQKLPVITSVNAYLINTGSKLILIDTGAGKLLGDGLGKLVANLKAAGYQPQQVDEIYLTHLHPDHLGGLSQNGKAVFPNAVVHASQQDADFWLSESRLKQAKSEDRASFERAMAAIKPYQAAGHFKSFTSDGELSPGISAFATHGHTPGHSIYLVESEGKKLLVIGDLIHVAAVQLPDPRVAISFDSDAKAAVAQRLRVFGDSARQSVLVGAAHLSFPGLGYLNQQGEGYNWVPLDYGTM, from the coding sequence ATGTTCTGGAAACGTTACCTGCTGGGGGCGGCGCTGGCCGTCATATCGCTGCAAACTCTGGCCGCTGCGCCACAGGTGAAAACCCCCGCGCCGGGTTTTTATCGCATCATGCTGGGCAGCTATGAGGTCACCGCCTTGTCCGATGGTGTGCTCCGTTTGCCGGTGGAAAAACTGCTGCTTAACAGCTCGCCAAAGCAGATTGAAAACGCTCTGGCCGAGCGCCATCAGAAACTGCCGGTGATCACCTCGGTCAATGCCTATCTGATCAACACCGGCAGTAAGCTGATCCTGATTGATACCGGCGCCGGCAAGTTGCTGGGGGACGGGTTGGGCAAGCTGGTGGCTAACCTGAAGGCCGCCGGCTATCAGCCGCAGCAGGTGGACGAAATTTATCTGACTCATCTGCATCCGGATCATCTCGGCGGCCTGTCGCAAAACGGCAAGGCGGTATTCCCGAATGCGGTGGTGCATGCCAGTCAGCAGGATGCCGATTTTTGGCTGAGCGAGAGCCGATTGAAGCAGGCGAAAAGCGAAGACAGAGCCTCGTTTGAAAGGGCAATGGCGGCGATCAAACCTTATCAGGCTGCCGGACATTTTAAATCTTTCACCAGTGACGGTGAGTTGTCGCCAGGCATCAGCGCGTTCGCGACTCACGGCCATACGCCGGGGCACAGCATTTATCTGGTCGAGAGCGAAGGTAAAAAGCTGCTGGTGATTGGCGACCTGATCCATGTGGCGGCAGTGCAGCTTCCCGATCCGCGCGTTGCCATAAGTTTCGACAGCGATGCCAAAGCGGCGGTGGCTCAGCGCCTGCGAGTCTTTGGTGATAGCGCCCGGCAGAGTGTGCTGGTGGGCGCTGCGCATCTGTCATTTCCGGGATTGGGTTATCTTAATCAGCAGGGTGAAGGCTACAACTGGGTCCCGCTGGACTATGGCACAATGTAA